A genomic region of Sulfobacillus acidophilus DSM 10332 contains the following coding sequences:
- a CDS encoding RNA polymerase, sigma subunit, RpoX/SigF (PFAM: Sigma-70, region 4; Sigma-70 region 3; Sigma-70 region 2~TIGRFAM: RNA polymerase sigma factor, sigma-70 family; RNA polymerase sigma-70 factor, sigma-B/F/G subfamily~COGs: COG1191 DNA-directed RNA polymerase specialized sigma subunit~InterProIPR014322:IPR014284:IPR007627:IPR007624:IPR 007630~KEGG: sth:STH1812 sporulation sigma factor SigF~PFAM: RNA polymerase sigma-70 region 2; RNA polymerase sigma-70 region 3; RNA polymerase sigma-70 region 4~SPTR: RNA polymerase sigma factor;~TIGRFAM: RNA polymerase sigma-B/F/G type; RNA polymerase sigma-70): MSNDFGGSPEPLDDRALYRQAQAGDADARQALVEKHWNLIWHIVHRFSGRGYDPEDLFQVGAIGLLKAIERFDVDRGLKFSTYAVPLIMGEIRRHLRDDQPVRVARSLRELGLKVEQTRNQLAQQLGRDPTAQEIADKLQLDVAAITEALEAVRPLTSLNQPLETPNGSETPLGDNIADGRQESDWIDQLALSQAFALLDERERYILRTRFVEGRTQMEVARQLHVSQVQVSRLERKALERLKLALAEDENQAR; this comes from the coding sequence ATGTCCAATGACTTCGGAGGTTCCCCGGAGCCCTTGGACGATCGAGCGCTATACCGTCAAGCCCAGGCGGGGGACGCTGACGCGCGACAAGCATTGGTGGAAAAACATTGGAACCTGATATGGCATATTGTCCACCGGTTTAGCGGTCGAGGCTATGACCCGGAGGATCTCTTTCAAGTCGGAGCCATCGGCCTCTTAAAAGCCATTGAGCGGTTTGATGTGGACCGCGGGTTGAAATTTTCTACGTACGCCGTGCCTCTCATTATGGGGGAGATTCGTCGACATCTACGAGACGACCAACCGGTGCGGGTTGCACGCTCCCTGCGGGAACTCGGACTCAAAGTCGAACAAACCCGTAATCAGCTGGCCCAACAACTCGGACGAGATCCCACCGCGCAGGAAATTGCCGACAAACTGCAACTGGATGTCGCCGCAATTACCGAAGCATTAGAAGCGGTCCGCCCTTTGACGTCGCTCAATCAACCCTTGGAAACCCCCAACGGTTCGGAAACCCCGTTAGGGGACAATATTGCCGACGGACGTCAGGAGAGCGACTGGATTGACCAACTCGCCCTCAGTCAGGCGTTTGCGCTATTAGATGAACGTGAACGATATATTTTACGCACGCGCTTCGTCGAAGGGCGGACTCAGATGGAAGTGGCCCGTCAACTGCACGTGTCTCAAGTCCAAGTCTCC
- a CDS encoding anti-sigma regulatory factor, serine/threonine protein kinase (PFAM: Histidine kinase-, DNA gyrase B-, and HSP90-like ATPase~TIGRFAM: anti-sigma F factor~COGs: COG2172 Anti-sigma regulatory factor (Ser/Thr protein kinase)~InterPro IPR003594:IPR010194~KEGG: mta:Moth_1497 anti-sigma F factor~PFAM: ATP-binding region, ATPase-like~PRIAM: Non-specific serine/threonine protein kinase~SMART: ATP-binding region, ATPase-like~SPTR: Putative anti-sigma regulatory factor (Serine/threonine protein kinase);~TIGRFAM: Anti-sigma F factor): MVTNRVHIRFLSLPDNVGLARVAIAALAAQAHFSITELEEIKVAVSEAVSNAVIHGYRGRTDGWVEVSAELDENRLTITVEDWGVGIEDIDKARQPAYSQDPERMGLGFVFMETFMHGLEVDSTPGQGTRVRMQRLITLSGELSRDVQ, from the coding sequence ATGGTGACCAATCGAGTGCACATACGCTTTTTATCACTCCCGGACAATGTGGGACTGGCCCGTGTAGCGATTGCCGCATTAGCTGCCCAAGCACACTTTTCCATTACGGAGTTGGAGGAAATCAAAGTGGCCGTCTCCGAGGCCGTGTCCAACGCGGTGATTCACGGATACCGTGGGCGCACCGACGGCTGGGTTGAGGTATCGGCCGAATTGGACGAGAACCGTCTGACGATTACGGTCGAAGATTGGGGAGTCGGCATCGAAGATATCGATAAAGCCCGTCAACCGGCCTATTCCCAGGATCCCGAACGCATGGGGCTGGGCTTTGTCTTTATGGAAACGTTTATGCACGGATTGGAGGTCGACTCGACACCGGGCCAGGGCACCCGCGTGCGAATGCAACGGCTCATTACGTTGTCGGGAGAATTGTCGCGTGATGTCCAATGA